The Natrinema saccharevitans genome includes the window CAGCAGGCCGACACGCTCGTCGACGCGCTCGAGACGCACGCAGCGCAGTAACGCGGCCGCATTCGGCCGGTCGCTTCGCTTTTCCGTCGCCGTCTTCGGTCCCGACTCGAGCGGTCGCGGAGACGGCCGACTCGTCGCGAGACGGCAGATTTCGCAAAGTCGGGCGGGCGGCGAGGTCGGGGCAACGGTCGGCTCCCCACGGATCGACGCCGGGATCGTCGAGTGTCGTGCTCCCGACCGGAAAGCTCCCCGTCCCCTTGTTTTTTCACGAGGGGCGTCCTCTGCCGGCGGCCGGACTGGAGACGGGGTCGAATCGAGCGTCCGATTGCTGCTTCGGGGAATCGAGGAGAAAGCCTCGCCCTTCAGGGCGGGGAGGATGTCAACGCTACGGCCGCGGGCTTTCGCGGTGCTACTGCTGTGAGATATAAGTAAACAGCCTCGGGCGCGGTGGCCCGAGGCTTTTATTAGAATATCGACCGGGAGACGGTTAGCTCTGGGCAGGGATCTCGGTGTCGGCCTCTGCGCGTTCGTACTTGTCCTCGAACTCCTGGATGAGTTGCCCCATCTTCGCGTACCAGTCGTTTAGCTTTCGCTGCATGTCGTTTGCGATCTGAGCCGGATCCGTCGGGTAGTAGACGTGATAGTAGCCGCCCTGATCGTAGTTGATCTGCTCTTTTTGGATGAACCCGCTCTTGAGCAAGCGCTGGATCGATCGGTACGCGGTCGAACGCTCGCGGTCGACCCGGTCGGCGACCTCGTCGATCGTCAGCGCTCGCTCGCTCTCGACGAGGACGCGAAAGCAGTCCTTGTCGAGTTGCTTGAGCCCGTGGATACACTCCAGCAACCCCTCACACACCATGTCCTGCTGTAGTTGCTCTGCCATCGAGTTAGCCATGTTACTATCCGGTGATAGGGACCGCATCGCTATAAGGGTTGTGTGAGTATCGTACAATCTCGATGAACTGTGACTGAGACGCGCGAGCGGCGGAATGCGTCCTTAGTCCGCTGACGGTACGGACGCGTGGGCCTGTGCGCGCATCTCCGTAACAGTGCTGTAGATCACGGCCCCGCTGACCATGAACGCCGAGAGCAGGATCAGGGCGAAGCCGACCGTGTTGAAGATCTCGACGGCGAAGTAGTCGCCGGCCTGCTGGAACGCCACGGCGATCGATCCACCCAGGAGCATCAGTCCGAAGTAGACCTTGATGTCGTCTTCGTTGACGATGCTGGTCGCGGCCGAACCGATCCTGGCGCCCAGCGCGCTCCCGGCGAGCAGCGGCGCGACGATCGAGAGGTCGACGCCGCCTTCCATCCCGTAGAGGAACGAACCGATCCCGCCCGAGAACACGATCTCGAAGAGGTCGGTCCCGACCGCGACGGGAACGGGCACCCCGATGAGGTAGAACATCGCGGGCATCCGGATGAAGCCGCCGCCGACACCCAGGAAGCCCGACAGCAGCCCCGTCGCGAACGCGACGCCCAGGACCATCCACAGCGAGACCTGGATACCGCCCGCGATCGTCATCATCGGCGGGACGCGGTAGGACTGGATCTTCTTCGCGATGTCGGGGATCGCGTCCGGATCGATCTCGTCGTCGGCTGCGTCGTGGTGTCCGCCACCGGAACTATCACTGCCGTCGTTTTTGAGCGCGTTACGCGTGACGAACACGCCAATTGCGCCAAGCAGGACGACGTACGTGACACCGATGACACCACTGGCGAGGCCGAGATCCTCGAGGTAGAACACTCCGATTCGCCCGACCTCGATACCGGCCGAGGTTCCGACGATCATCAATCCGCCGAGTTTGTAGTCGACCTGGCCTAGGTCGTGGTGCTTGAGCGTCGCGATGACCGCCGTCCCGAAGACGAAAGCCATCCCGCTCCCGACGGCGACTCTGGCGGGATACCCCATCACGAGCAACGCGGGCGTGACGAGGAACGAGCCGCCCATTCCGAAGAAGCCGAACAGCACGCCGACCATGAAGCCGAAGCTCACGAACAGTGCGAGCGTCGTCAGTGCGATTCCAAATGGTTCCATTATGCGTGTTTGATCCGCTCAACGACCGGCGTTGCGACTCGCTCGAGGGCGCCGTACCCGACGTAGAGGACGATCGCCTCGAGGAGGACGGCACCGACGAGGGCGCCTGCCTGTACTGCTGACGAAGACGTGGCGAGATCGATCATCGGGACCGACCACCGCCGTTCGGTTGTGTACTTCTCATGGGTTTCTGCTCAGTACTGTCTACCCGGAGGACGACTATAACGCTTTTGGGAATTGCGCACAATATTACTGCGATCTATCTCACGGCTATCCTACGAAGATATGCGAATAACTTACGAGAATATGCGGATCGGGCGAAGACCCGTCTGCACGTTCGCGCGCGGTCAAAACGATCATGACGGGCGGTTCCACTGGTCACGCCCTCGGCGTCTGCTCGGTTGACACTTGCGGGGTTCGAGTCACTGTCCACCCGTCCGCGACCGCGTGGCCGACGCTGGTATTGATAGCCGGTAACAATATAGTGTCGTCGGCCCTACGAGTAGTATGAAAGCAATCTGTGCGACCGACCTCTCCGCTGCCAGCGAGGCGACGATCGAGAGCGAGACCTGCCTCGAGTGTCTCGGCCGAATCGGCGTCGAGGAGATCCACCTCGTGACCGTGATTCCGTCGAACGTCCACGCGGGCATGCCCGGGATGAACTTCGAGAAACGCCGCGAACAGGCGCTCGAGCGCTACCGCCGCGTCATCGAAAACTCGGACTTCAACGTCGAAACGCACGTCGTCCGCGGGACGCCGTACCGACGAATCAACGGCATCGCCGAGGCCGTCGGTGCCAGTCTCACGGTCGTCGGCTCGCGCGGGAAGAGTCCGCTCGAGAACCGCGTCATCGGTTCGACCGCGCGCAACCTCGCGCGCACGACGGTCGTCCCGCTGCTGGTCAACCGGATCGAACGCGAGGCGGACGAACCGGACGTCGTCCGCGAACACCTGTTCCGGCGGTTGCTGTACGCGACGGACTTCTCCGAGAACGCCGAGCAGGCCTTCGAGGCGTTCTCGTACCTCCACCACGCGACGCGGGAGGCAACGCTGGTCCACGTCGAAACGCCGAAGGACCCGGGAATTCCGGAGGACGACGATCCCGAAGCGCGACTGACGGAGCTAGCGACGCGACTCGAGGACTGGGGGATCGAGACGCGGACCGTAGTCCGACGGGGCGATCCCGCCGACGAGATCCTCGCCGCGGAGGCCGAGTACGAGCCGACCACGACCCTCGTCGGCTCGCGCGGGCACAGCCGACTCCGCCGACTGTTGCTCGGGAGCGTCTCCGAAGACATCGTCGCACGGGCGAACGGGAACGTCATGTTGATCCCGCCGAACCGATCTGCCTGACCGACGATCCGATACGGGGCCGACAGCGACGACTCACGCCCGGCGAACGCGGACGGCCCGAACTCGCTGCGAGAGGCGAGGTGACCGGTTATCTCGTCGTTCGTCCCAGCGCTTTCGCGAGTGTGAGCAGAAAGCCCGCACCGGCCTTGACGTCCGGGTCGCGAAGCGCTTTCGCGACGCCGACCGGACCGACGGGCTCTGCCGGCTCGGACCCGGCCTCGCCGACGGCCTCGAGCAGGTCCCCGAGCGTCCGAGCCACGTCGTCGTCGGCCGCCGTGTCGGCCACTTCACCGAGGCGTGTCCCGGTCGCCGCGAGGTCCGTGACCATGTCGTCGTCCATCGCCGACGACGCGAGCGCGAGCAGGTCCGTCATCGCCAGCAGATCGTCGAGCGTCCCCGAGCGCTGGAGTCGGGCGAGCGTCTCGATCGCGTCGGCCAGCTCGTCGGCGTTCTCGCCGGTCGCCTCGCCGAGGGCTGGGACCTCGTCGGTCGCCAGCCCGTCGGCCGCGGCACCGAGGTTCGTCGCGGTGCCGGACAGTTCCTGGACCATGCGATCGTCCATCGCGGCCGTCGCGAGGTCCGCCGTATCGAGCAGTTCGTTGACGACTCCGAGGCGCTCGATGAACCGTGCGACCTCGTCCGGGTTTTCGGCGACGAGTTCCTCGAGCGTCGGGTCCCCGGCGTCGGCGGTCTCGGTCGTGGGTTCGGACATCTACAGTAACCCCCGTGCGGTGAGCCAGTAGGACTCGTTGTAGCCGAGCTTCGCCCAGTGGATCGGTTTCGACGGCTCGCGGACGTACGGTTCCTCGCCGTAGGTGAACTCGATGAACGTCGCCTCGTCCATGCCGGCCTCGAGGAAGCAGACCGTCTTCCCGTCGTAAGTCGCCGTCGGCGTCTCCCCGCGGGCGCGGCTGGCGATCCGATCGGCGACGGCGCCCGCCTCGTAGTGAGCGACGCTGCCGGCCTTGCTCGTGGGAACGTCCGCGACGTCGCCGATCGCGTAGACGTCCTCGGCCTCGGTCGCCTCGAGCGTGTGCCTGTCGACGTCGACCCAGCCGTCCTCGCCCAGCCCCGCGTCGATCACGAGGTCGCTGCCCCGGTGGGGCGGGATCGCCACGAGCAGGTCGTACTCGAGTTCGTCGCCTTCGACCGTCTGGATCAGTTCCGCGTCGGGGTCGACCTCGTCGACGTTGAAGAACGTCTCGACGGCGATGTCACGTTCCTCGAACAGGTCGGTCGCCCAGTCGGCGACCGACTCGAGGCCGTGGGCGCGGTTGATCGGGTACGTGTAGGTGATCTCGACGTCCTCGCGCCGGCCCCGCTCGCGGAGCCAGTCGTCGACCATCAGCGGGAACTCGACGGGCGCCGCCGGACACATGTGCGGGACGCCGACCACGCTCAGGACGAGGTGTCCCTCGGTGAAGTCGGCGAGTTCGTCCCGGAGCCGCTCGGCGCCGTCGGGGCCGTAGAAGTGATGGCCGCCCTCGGCGAGCCCGGGCACGGCCTCGGGCTCGAGGTTCGCACCGGTCGCCAGCACGAGCTGATCGTAGTGCAGTCGCGTCGTCCTGTCGGCCAGCGACAGGCGATTCCGGTCGGTATCGACGTCGACGACTTCGTCGATCGTCAGGGTGACGCGGCGGTCGACAAGTTCCTCGATCGGCCGTTTCGCGTCGTCGACCGTCTTCTTCCCGAAGGGCACGTACAGGAACGTCGGCTTGTAGACGTGGTTCGGATCGGCCGTGATCAGTCGGACCTCGACCTTGCCGGCCTCGATCTCGGACCGTAGCTCGTCCGCGAGTCGATTCGCGAGGACCGTTCCCCCCGTTCCGCCGCCGACGATAGCGACTCGGTGCATTTCAGTTGACCTCCAGGTAGATGCTCCAGTACTCGTCGCGCTCCTCGATCTCGAGTAACTCGTGGCCGGCCTCCTCGAGCCACTCCGGAACGTCCGTCGTGGAGTTCCGTGCAGTCGTCTGGAGTTCGACCACGGTGCCGGCGTCGAGTGTCTTCACCTTCCCGATGAGGGCCATCAGCGGGCCGGGACACGATGCGTCCTTCGAGTCGATCGTCACGTCCGGATCGTCTGTGTCAGTCATTGGTCTACGATTGCAGGTTGCGTCGTCGTCGTTCGAACTCGTCCGTCGAGAGTCCCCCGCGGGCGTAGCGCTCGCGGAGTTTCTCGAGCGCTCGGTCGGGTCCCTCGGCGCGATCGACGCGGTCTCCCGAGCGTCGACTGCCGGTCCAGACGACCGGCAGTGCGAGCAGCCCGAGTAGCAGGACCGGCCAGCGGAACAGCCAGCCACCGACCGCTCCCCAGCCGCCCATCGATCCACCGGCACTACCGCCGTGGGGCTGTGCGGACGCCGTCGCGGTCACGGCGACGAGGAGGACGGTGCCGAGGACCGTCGCTCGGCTCGCGTATCGTCCGATCGTCTCGTCTGGGTCGGTCATCGTTCGATCACACTCGGAGAAAGGTATTGTATGATATTGGCACTATTGAAAAGGCCACCTGTTCAGGAATTGGCAGTAGGTATA containing:
- a CDS encoding helix-turn-helix domain-containing protein, with amino-acid sequence MANSMAEQLQQDMVCEGLLECIHGLKQLDKDCFRVLVESERALTIDEVADRVDRERSTAYRSIQRLLKSGFIQKEQINYDQGGYYHVYYPTDPAQIANDMQRKLNDWYAKMGQLIQEFEDKYERAEADTEIPAQS
- a CDS encoding sulfite exporter TauE/SafE family protein; the encoded protein is MEPFGIALTTLALFVSFGFMVGVLFGFFGMGGSFLVTPALLVMGYPARVAVGSGMAFVFGTAVIATLKHHDLGQVDYKLGGLMIVGTSAGIEVGRIGVFYLEDLGLASGVIGVTYVVLLGAIGVFVTRNALKNDGSDSSGGGHHDAADDEIDPDAIPDIAKKIQSYRVPPMMTIAGGIQVSLWMVLGVAFATGLLSGFLGVGGGFIRMPAMFYLIGVPVPVAVGTDLFEIVFSGGIGSFLYGMEGGVDLSIVAPLLAGSALGARIGSAATSIVNEDDIKVYFGLMLLGGSIAVAFQQAGDYFAVEIFNTVGFALILLSAFMVSGAVIYSTVTEMRAQAHASVPSAD
- a CDS encoding DUF7512 family protein; translated protein: MIDLATSSSAVQAGALVGAVLLEAIVLYVGYGALERVATPVVERIKHA
- a CDS encoding universal stress protein, whose translation is MKAICATDLSAASEATIESETCLECLGRIGVEEIHLVTVIPSNVHAGMPGMNFEKRREQALERYRRVIENSDFNVETHVVRGTPYRRINGIAEAVGASLTVVGSRGKSPLENRVIGSTARNLARTTVVPLLVNRIEREADEPDVVREHLFRRLLYATDFSENAEQAFEAFSYLHHATREATLVHVETPKDPGIPEDDDPEARLTELATRLEDWGIETRTVVRRGDPADEILAAEAEYEPTTTLVGSRGHSRLRRLLLGSVSEDIVARANGNVMLIPPNRSA
- a CDS encoding DUF1641 domain-containing protein translates to MSEPTTETADAGDPTLEELVAENPDEVARFIERLGVVNELLDTADLATAAMDDRMVQELSGTATNLGAAADGLATDEVPALGEATGENADELADAIETLARLQRSGTLDDLLAMTDLLALASSAMDDDMVTDLAATGTRLGEVADTAADDDVARTLGDLLEAVGEAGSEPAEPVGPVGVAKALRDPDVKAGAGFLLTLAKALGRTTR
- a CDS encoding NAD(P)/FAD-dependent oxidoreductase; protein product: MHRVAIVGGGTGGTVLANRLADELRSEIEAGKVEVRLITADPNHVYKPTFLYVPFGKKTVDDAKRPIEELVDRRVTLTIDEVVDVDTDRNRLSLADRTTRLHYDQLVLATGANLEPEAVPGLAEGGHHFYGPDGAERLRDELADFTEGHLVLSVVGVPHMCPAAPVEFPLMVDDWLRERGRREDVEITYTYPINRAHGLESVADWATDLFEERDIAVETFFNVDEVDPDAELIQTVEGDELEYDLLVAIPPHRGSDLVIDAGLGEDGWVDVDRHTLEATEAEDVYAIGDVADVPTSKAGSVAHYEAGAVADRIASRARGETPTATYDGKTVCFLEAGMDEATFIEFTYGEEPYVREPSKPIHWAKLGYNESYWLTARGLL
- a CDS encoding sulfurtransferase TusA family protein — encoded protein: MTDTDDPDVTIDSKDASCPGPLMALIGKVKTLDAGTVVELQTTARNSTTDVPEWLEEAGHELLEIEERDEYWSIYLEVN
- a CDS encoding SHOCT domain-containing protein codes for the protein MTDPDETIGRYASRATVLGTVLLVAVTATASAQPHGGSAGGSMGGWGAVGGWLFRWPVLLLGLLALPVVWTGSRRSGDRVDRAEGPDRALEKLRERYARGGLSTDEFERRRRNLQS